The DNA region ACCGTTGAAATAAATCACTTCAATAGTTGCGAAAAAAACCACATTATTTCACCATCAACGCTTGTTCTTAATCATCACTTTACAGAGATGTGTACCTCTACAAAGGCTTGTTTAATAGGTGAATACTCTAACCAAATAAGATACTACTAGTAGGCCAGTGAAGAGAAGTTTATCAATGAGAGAGGTCGAGACAGAAGACACGGAAATGTTATGTTTAGGGTTAGAAAAGGAGAGAAGAGATTAGCAGTGGTGTTAAACTTTAAAATTCATATGGGCAAGGGTAGGTATAAGTCAAAAGAAAGTATTCATTCCATAGCTAACAAAATAATACtttcaaaatcacaattttagTGCATTGGGAGAGTAGGAACTTACTTCAAAACCAATCTTTTTGTACAGATCCTGGGCGGGATTGTTATCTGCATTCACGTGAACAAAAAGCTGCTTCATCCCTGTTTCATAAACCAGGATATAGGAGAGAAGATATTCAGCTGTACACAATGTTGGACAGGGCAAATGGGATATGCTGTGTAAAAGTAAACAATAGAGAACAATGATTATTCAAATTGACAATACAAAACCTGCCGTTGTGGCTACATCAGCAGCCAAGTATAACATGTTTGAAGCAATGCCCCGGCGGCGAGCAAACTTTGCCACACAAACATTAGCGATGTAAGCATATTTACAGGTATCTAAAGGCTCTTGGACAGCCAGAACAGCAGAATGTTTCTTTGTTTTCTGCAGAGAAAAAATAAACCTTGTCTGAGGAATGGCCTTCTTATAAAGCAATCTTGCAAATACTGAAATATTGGTCCCCAGAAAATTTTAGTAACAATATTGCATGAAAATGAGAAGCAGCAATGGCATAGATACTTCATAGGTTAACAGTCCAAGGATCATTTCCACTTTCTAAAGCTAAATTACACAGATCAAAATTGCTCTGTTGAGTATAAAAAAGTGCATCAGTTGACAGATGAAAGATTGTACCCCGAGATGTGTTTCCCCTTGCCTGAATTGCTTGATGCTTAGATCCAATGTTCCCACGATACTGTTCAGGACTGTTCTTCTGACATTTTTATCTTCTTTCTTAATCTACAAATGTCAAGaaaacaaaggaaaaaaaataaagaatttagACTTTCCAAGGTAACTGCAGTCAAGAAATACTCCAACTCTGATAATGTTTGGAGCATGCATATAATCAATTATAGGTTACACTTCATTAAACAAGATTATAGTATAGTATCCATAATTCTATGAGAACTTTTGTTGCACGGACAATCTTTTGCAAACAAGATATCCAAATACTATTTCTTTTTCATTAATTCTATATACAATACACATAATGCAGAACTTTGGAATAAATATCATCAAATAGGTCATAGAATGAATGATTGCTAAGCGTAATCAAAACTAACTgagattttattctttttttctaaATATTAAAACATAAAGAGAATAAATGAGATTCTGGGAAAAATATATCCAAAGAAGTTATCTAAAACTGACACAAGTGCATCACAAGATCTAATAGTGTTGTTAAAATCTCTGCCTAGTTCTATGTAGGCCCTGCCAAGACACTAGGGTGTCCTTTGACACTTCCAGGTTTTTTCAGGTGCCATCCCCACCTAAGTGAGGGAGTATATGCCATTTGCAACACTATGAACtacaaagaaagaaagaagcacAATTATTAAAATAACTCATGCAATGATTCAGATGACTTACTGCAACAAAACAGAAGCAGTTCAATGACTTCCCCTCTTGTCCATGACATCTTCGCTTCAAAGCATAAAATTCCTGCCAAGTTTAGaaaatatagtataaattcCTCCCAAAAAAGGAAGTAGTAGAACAAGGCTCATGAAGAAGTCATAAAGTTAAATTGCGATTAGAAGCTATCGAGTTTATCCAGTACAAATCACCATAGAATATTAACGGTTTATAGGGGAAGGTTGTTGTCTAGGCAGACTTATTGCACGGCGTCGATTGATGTTCAATAAGTTCTTATAAACAAACTCAGGAATACAACTTTACTTAGTCGGTTATCAATATAACGGCTATAGGGCCAACTAGCCATACTGAAAAGTGAAAATTAGATGCTGGTATGATATACACTGAAGTGAATTTACTGGAACTCACCTCCTCAGCATACTTTCTTTTGTAACTATCAATATGCCTGAAACATCACATAATTATGTACATCAGTTATTACACAATGAAGCCTCCAACATAGCTTAACTAGAGATTATTGACCTCATATAAGAAAAGGATTCCCAGTGGGCTTCTGCTCGGAGCCATGCTGCTGTCTGCGATTATTAGTCAGACATGGAGACAAGAATTCTGAAGTGCTTttagaaaaagaaatgaatcaTATTGGACATATGCATTGTGAGTTGTATTTACATGTATTTAATGGATTGAAAAAGAGAGCAAAACCAACCCAATATTCTTCGTCCAATATAGCATCACGAGCAACAAAATGACCAAATTCTCGCCTTCGGGCCCCTGTAAATTCGTGGTCAGTAAGCTGCGGACGATCAAATGAGAGCTCATGTAGCTTTGATATCTCATTCTTAGGAAGAGCCAAATTCTGTTTGCTTTTTTCTTTATTACAGTGAACTTCGAGATTCTTCCACCGATAGTGCCGAGCAGGAAGAGGTTCCCTGAAATGTTTTATGTAATCAGGGAAAAGAGCCGGATTAAAGATGACCCAAAAGGCACAAGTAAGTGTATTTTACAAAACAATTTTAAACCAACTAAATTTGATattcaaattttcatttcgACTGTTTGCAATCAAAGATCAGTTAACTTCAACAGTTCAACCATGAGTAATCTAAATTGGCTTCCAAAGAAACACAACATTCATATGAGTGACGCAGTCAACACGAACTTTAGTTTCCACTTGCAAATGGTAGCAGCCATTTGTTTATCTTCAGCAGCAGTGAGGGGATTGCTTTTGAAGAACTGGGAAACAACACTGCCATTATTACTAACAACCAACACACAGAGAAAAAAGGATCCGAACGTCATTTCTTGTAAATATGCTAGGACAAAATGGTATTCAAGGATGTTAGAAGCTCTATCCAGCTCATTTATAGAGCTATCTTAAGGACATGATATGTTGCTTGGTTTTCAGAAATCtgatatatgaataattttcGATGAAGTCGTGCAGTTCctgtaattaataatattacatGTGTTTTCTCGAAAATAGGATATCATTTCCTGTGCATCGTTGTAGCTAATATCTTGATGCATCAACATTGGACCATCCAATAACCAAAATTATTAAGTCTTGAGAGTCATCAAGACCGAAAATACAAGCAATATTTATTATTGATGCAAATAGAAAGAAGCATTATTCCTTCACATCTCAACCCAACTAAGGGTCAATCAATCCTCAGATTTTCCAGGCGGCTCTATCATGAACATTTCATTGATGGACTTCAATTCATACCTAGATAGGATGCCGTAAGTACATGTACtgaacaatcaacaattattaGTTCCTCAAATGTTTAAGGTTATCCAAAGATCCCCTGCCTTTCTTCTAAATGGTACCATAACAAAAccccatcattctttcactcaGGCGTGGCTCCCGAATATTTCTTATCCAATCCAATAATGACAAATTATGCAAATCACCAACTAAGCCTGAGTCAGCAAATGTCTAGCAAAAGACAGGTGCTTATGTCCAATTTTACAACATACTAACAGCAATGCATAAATGTAAAGCATTAAAGATTCATGAaaacaatttaagaaaaaaaacacTAGTTTCCAATATCAGTTTCTTCACTCAACTTTTCCAAAATCAGTTTTTCACTTAAACTTTTCCAATATCAGTTTCTTTCCTTATCATCATAAAGAAGTTTTTTACTTAACAATTCTCCCAAactaatcaaaataaaaatatatatatggttCAACAATCACATAGAGGTCTAAAACCAATCACAACAAATTCAACAAGCGTCAATTTATTCAGCATTTTCGATTATACTAACAAGGCAACACACACGAATGAATGAAGGAATGAGTggattttccctccaaaaagaaAATTGGAAAAAAGTACCCAGTAAATATTGCGACAACAAGCAGAGGCTGGTGTTTGGTGGAGGGATGCAATCCGAAACGGGTGGAGCGGACTCTAAACTGCGGCAGGAAATTTCCGTTCAGCTCCATCATGttgagaaaaaggaaaaaagaagacCTTTTTCGTTTGGGTTATCTGAAACGCATCATTCCATCAAATAGTCAATTGCAACAATTAGATAAATGAAATGGGAATTTGGAGGAGGATTTGAATCAGAGCAAAATTTGGAAGTAGTGTTGAGAAAGAATCCCAGAAATGGTAAGAAAACTAAGAATAGAAGGTTGGGCAGCCGGATTTGCTGTACCCAAATTGGGTCCACAGATTAAATTCAACGACTTTGCGTCAAAGCAACCAACAAAATGGCCGGCGTTTCTGTGCTAAAGTCGCATTCCTAGCCTATGCGACTCTACGCAAATTATTACagtattgttattgttattgttattgttattgttcgTTTACATGTAAATAATCTGAAGCAAAGTTTAGAACTGTGTTTAAAATTTTTGACTAAACTGGAAATGCTACAAACTTGAACATGATCTATATTTCTAAAAGAAGCTATTTTGGTGAAAAATATATAGAACCTTCACTCTTCAATTGGCATCGATTCGGCCTATTTTAAGTGTCTCATTTCTTATGTGCTCTCGTCGCCTCCGTCcgaagtgaggggatcatcgcaaaaactcacccacgccttggacagcgcaacgttctccgcatccgtccgcTTCCTCCGTACCTGGCTTCATCAACCGGCTGCtacgactcgccgacccttttgcccttccccttgcccttcttctttgggccGGCcctaccccgccctactcccccatttgaacgggagtttccggaaccccgagaagatcaaaccccaactcctctaaggagaaagtctcaaattgcgtgaactgcgtctccgatggggtcgatgtgtgcgaagaagcagtcgaaaaatcaaaactggggcgatagacgttgtcccccccccCAGCGTCCCCTGCGTCACGGGCTGCATCGCTGGTACCCCTCCCccccgacatcatctgcatcccaggtgcccaccccgacatcatctgcataccgggATGCTTTCCCGGTActccctgccatcccggcatactaaCCCCgcctgccatcccgggcatactacccccggctgccatcccgggcatcatctgctgccacgggtacatgttgtagtaccccggcatcggaccccatccacctcccacgggtaccgagggagtttgagaccctctcgtcactggagtaccttcgttgttgttatccatttcgcgttgttgctcttgtacagaaattaagatagagagaatactcgttaaaacaagcggtgcaaatgaaaatgacgtgcaaatcgcgtatatatagtgttttgaaaattaaataataataaaaaaatctgcTTGCcgatccggagcctgcaatggcggccagcggaTCGGAGAGCTCATCGGCCAGTGCTGggaaatcggcgtgcgctcgccgattttttcgcaGAAATTCGGCTAgtcggttacaatggttcggcgagcggaccggctagcgccggagatcggcttgccggtccgctcgccgccatgcTCTAACTCTTCTTCTATACAGGGTTAGATGTTCAATTGTTGCCAAGAAATAATCTGAAGTTAttcaattttctatttaaaattCTCCATGCTTCTATTCAAACCAATCAAATTCCTTACATACATTTGTTACCCATAACCTAAGCTTCAAtttcatctattttttttattcactgAAAGGTAATTTTAtcatttcttttgatttaattcAGTGATGTATATCTTTTATTATTATAGTATTAGCTTTAGTTTTTAAAGTTGGATGACGGGACACTTGAATTTGGGAACTGTCTATGTAGCTACAGTCGATTGAGAGTGGGCTGGCCCGATCATGTTTCAAGACAACAAAAAAGTCGTAACATTTTCTCTAactttaataaattaaagttgTGATCATAAACAGATGAATCACATTTAATGCTGCTTTTTTTATCCTTATCAAGTTCTCATATGTATTTATGAACGTATATAGCTCTTATTAATGTTATTAAGCCCAAATATTAGAGTTTTAGAGCTTGCATATTAATTTTCCAATCATTCGAAATCGCAACGCCAAAATTAATCAAGCTTGGTAGCTCATGGACTTGGTATTAACGTTACATAATTTATTTGtaaatccaagtgtccaaaagATAGTAaataacaacacatatatatagcAAAGAATGATAATATGAGAACTAGTCACACTTGGATTTGGGAATAATTTGCCTGCCAAAGCAAGATATTAGGCATGCTATATCCTGAGTGGCACAGCCTTGGTAGCAAGCAAGGCTCCCTATTCCTCCTCTCCTTGCTCCACAATCCACCCCACACGACATCGTGCTCCCGCCACATCCTATTAGGCATTGCCCTACTCGGGATTGGCCCTCCGCAGGCTGCAACACTCCTACCATGCATACGAGCACCATAATGAGCAATCCTACAACCGGAGGATTCGAACTCGTGACCTTCATCATATTGTTATTGATATAATATTTTCGATCGAGGAGCCTGTCACTTGATATTTATAGTGGGGAGGAGAGGAGCACCTTGATCATAATTTCAGTTTGTAGAAACTTAAACTTTCCTTGTTTTAGACTTATAGTTCATGAGAATGGTGTGAAGGGGGGTTACTTGTTTAAGGTAGTTGTTCTTTTTTCATGTGTCACCTATTTGCCTTCTCTTGTCAACAATCATGGATTATTGCTTTTGGTTAATAATATCACACAATTAATGCTCGTTAAACTCAGGGTCACAACTTATATTATTGATAACCATCATATTATTTTCCTTTATTATATATAGTGAACATATGTCGCATAATCGTCACGTCTCCTGTGCCATCcagattaaattaaatatatatataataccaaacaaaataataatgtcaatatattatttaaacaaaaagaTCTACAAACTTTGAATGCTAATTGTTAGAACTGGTCCATCACACCCTTAAAATGACTTATAAGAAAGAGAGTCATCCACTCATTTATAGAGGAGTCAGAATCATCATTTTGTGGATGTGGGACAAGCTACGCTCCCTCAATATGTGGGCCGAAATGATCACAGACTTCCACACTTGTGACAAAGAAATCCATCATTGACATGTTctaataccatattagaaataaGTCATTCACATTTTTCAAAAACCTTTTAAGAGAGTGAGTGACCCAATTCTATCACAGATAACTCTATCCTATTTGTGATTGAGATAATATTTGGCCTCCCATGCAATTCAAACCCAATACCAATAATGTGGTGATTCCATGgtaaattataatataattttatccaatctctatattataaaataattaagaagTGTGGCCAAATTCATGCACGAATAATAATTAAGAGGACATTATAGTTTTATTGAtacacaattatttaattacatgGGTTATGAATGGAGGAAATGATAATCAAGCAGGAAGATCTTCCTTATTGGCGATGCATGTATTAACACATTTAACGTCGACATTCCCACATTCCTCAAAGCATGTAGTTTTGCCACCGCTAACACTACATTTGGCCGCACACATCACCACTTTCTCGCTGCATTCCAGCAGGCACTTCCCCATATCGTTCCCATCCTCCGCTCCTTCCACCACTGTCGTCGCCACCAGCATCAGCACCAGCACCAGCACCAGCACCAGCATGCTCATCATCGCTCGGGCCATCTCttaatttttcttgatttttgatGTATTTTTGTACGGTGTTTGTGTTTGATTTGACTATGAAAAGcatgcatgtatatatatagattaaatTTTAGGTAGGAGTTTGCTTCTCAAAAGCCTTCTCCCACAAAATGCTACTCGCGTGAAAGTTTGTTACATAGAAATGTAACTAATTATACTTACGTTTACGTATGCTGATTAAATATAATCTCTATTTCCTACGTTggctcttttttttttttttttattttatatgaaaacGTATGTGTGTGTATCTTATATTGTTTATAATCCCAAAATTTGGATCATATTGTACTTATGGCTAGAGATTTataatactcactccgtccacTTTAAGAGTCTTATTTGTGTTCGGCACAAATTGTCACGACTGCAgttagctaaggatagcataatCCGAGGAATTCGTGACTAAGGAGGGATTATAAGAAGAGAGGGTAGAATTTAGGGGAAATTAAAGCCAAAGCAGAACGAGACGCATATAATAAACTCAAATAGGGAAATacttataataaaatacactCGATCATGCAGAATCGAGTGACCGTTCATACAAGTTCCGATTATCAGAGTCAAAAGTAAAATAGACACTGCCTCTTAACCGGCACAACGGAAACAAAAGAACGCAGTCCATGTATGGAGACTTGAACTTCCGAGAGTTTTATTCATAGTTAGTTACTAGATATatacagggctgagtacaaaagtatatacagggctgagtacaaaagtactcagtgaacacattgccgaaaattacacatatacatttgaaaatattgtcaagtcatcatcacagtaatactcagggttttattgaaaagacccgagcttactaaaaatattcacattgggccctttttcctgtacttagccatatctgatcacattgtgccgtcgagatggtgttctcgcacggtcaccttctctgccgatcatgtcagaggtatccttgtgccgggaaggtggccaccttcctcggtcacctactctgcccaacatgtcagaggtagcttgtgtacactagtccgagcggggacaccaccctcactgggacccgaattcgacttatatcatcattcataattcctttggccttagccaaacagataggcatcatacaaaaacatttatggcaagacaacatttTTAATAGTCAcaaacatgtgttcgtgttttcataaaatatcacctcaaaataatttgcatttttatccacattagtatgtaggatagGAAAGTTCACCTTGATCGCTTAGTTTTCTTAACTCGAATCCTTCGTTCCGATTTTACTTGCGAACATAcccttttgaaaaaaaatcacaataaaaaatagtaatttagttttaaactaACCTAATTAAATAAGAGAGAAATCTCAAGGTTTAAACtaatctattattattattgttattattattaatattatttattatgattattataattaacattagtactattattagtaatattattattaagaaATTTTCAAAACTTACACTATTTATTTCTAGTCCGTTTTCTATTCCCGGCTCCGACTAAATTGATATTCCATGCGTCGCTATAAGTTTTACGTAAAACTATAACAACTCGGATCGCAACTAAATATCCCATCTTTcttaaacaatttattttaagcccaaaataaattaaattcgaaACTGGGCCCTTCTTAATTATTTTCTGCTGCACCAAAATATTCACAAGTAGTTGGGCTCAATGTTTTTTTTGTACGGCCCAAGTAATTAAATCAGAAACCCAATTAAATGAGCCCAACTAAAAGATGCACACTTAAAAACCCTATCACTTGTCTTCCTCCCTCATTTCAGCACAATAGCCTTCCTCCCTCTCATATATCGCCGTCAGCCTCCCTCCGGTGCCGCCGTCGCGCCACCGCCACTTCCGGCGGTGgtccttcttcctcctcctctcttTTCTCCCTCGGTTTCCCCCTTCACCGCTGTCATGCAGAGGCAGCGGCTTCGCCGCCCTCCTCCCGGCAGGCCGGCCGTCTCCGGACAGCAGCGGATCGGTGCTCCCTCCCTCCGTCGGTTTTTCTCACTCTCTCTCCCTTCTCTTTTCTCCCTCGGCTATGCTCACTCCACTGTCGTCGCGGTTCACATCAGCTGCCGTCGTCGCGGTTCACGTCAGCTGCCGTCGCCAAGGGCCTTccccagccgccgacgccgCGGAGGCCGCTGCTTCCTCGCCGACCGCCGAGAGGTAAGTTAAGGagattttattctatttccttttttgttttattttctaagATTTGATCTGTGATTTAAAAGTTTTGGCGTTTCAAACATGTAAGTTTGTGAAGGTGATGAAATTAGTGACGAATCGGGGTGTGGGGCTGTCAACGTCGGCGACAGAAGGCTGAGCTTGCTACCGGAAGCTTCTCCGGCAGACTTCTATGTCCTTTCAAGCTAAGTTCCTAATACTCTTTGAGAATctgcattttttttatgttcttGGGATGCTATAGCATCTATGTTCTTGAGGCTCTAAATTGTCTGTATGAAATACATATCAAAAGCTAAATTAGTGTTCTGTAAATTCTGGATACTAAGTTTGTATTTTGGCATAGAAATGTTCTGCCTATATGaaatatgttataatatgtGGAAAGAAAGTGGGGTGTTGATGTTACTCACTTTTGTTTGATTGTGAAAGAGAGTTGTTGAATTTGTCGTCTTTATGATATGCAAAAGTCTCGATGGATTGCTTTCTTCCCTTGCTCCGATTTTGTTGGTAGGATGTGGAGTAAAAGTTATGTGGGGTTTGTGGAGGAAAATTTAGGATATATGATGGTGGTGTTTTATGGTGAAAGTAATGGATTTGTGTAAATATATCTATACACAAAAGATTGCAAGTGGCGTATCTTGTAATCATTCTTTCATAGAATGATCTCCACATGTGTCATAAGGGTGACGGAtgaggaatttttttttcacactTCATTAATGCATTATTCTTTGTTGCTAAGATTCATTAATGCAGCATTAAATGCTGCAATGAATATTGTTCCTTCTCGGATAggctaatatatatatatatatatatatatatatatatatatatataaaattttcaattaattatttgaatatttgttCACTTGTTCGTTtcatttggtgtaggtataatcggttcaagttcgtggctGCCCACGCTGAAGTACCCGATTTGCTTAGAACGTAcgatgtattaaattttgttagaTGTATCtgacattaaaatttaaattttggaatcttatttatttatttatttatttaaatttattatgttCATATATGTGTAATATATTAACGTGTTATATTCACTTACCtaacgtcaaaacaaacaacaacgaTCCATCACAGTTCGGATTTAATCGTTTAGAAGTCACTTATATaaataatcaagctaataatatagtttcTAATAATATTGGCTTAGAGGGTCGTTACATACTatccctcttaaaagaaatttcatcccgaaatttaggaagtATTTAGGCAAAAAGCTCGGGATATTTTTCcctcattttctcttctagctcccatGTTGCCTATTTCTGTCCGTGGtttttccacaacaccttcactgTGGTAATCGACTTATTCCGAAGCTactgtaccttccgatctagtatttctacctgcttttcttcgtaactcaggtcAGGTCCTAGAGCGATTTCTTCGTGGCGAATCACAtgttttgggtcgaacacgtacctccgaagttgggagacgtggaatacgttgtgtacgttcccaaagttgggtggCAAAGCCAAGCGATAAGCTACTGGGCCCACTTTTTCCAGAATTTCATAGGGGACAATGAATCGTGGTTTTAGCTTACCCttgagtccaaatctggttattcctTTGGAAGGGGATATTTTCAAGAAGACCTTCTCTCCaatgttaaatttcaattcgGTTCGACGCTCATCGGCGTAGGATTTTCGCCGGTCTTGCGCTTCCTTGATCCGACTCCGGATTTGTCTCACGATTTCAATCATCTCTGTCACAGATTCTGGGCCTAAAACTTTTCTCTCCCCTACTTCGTCCCAATAGAGTGGAGATCGATATTTTCTTCCATATAGTGCCTCGTAAGGCGCCATGTCGATGGTGGCTTGATAACTATTATTATAGGCAAACTGTATCAGATGCAAGATGGATTCCCAGTTCTCTCCTCTATCGAGTGCGACGGCCCTCAACATATCTTCCAGGGTTTGAATTGTCCTCTCGGATTGTCCGTCGGTCTGGGGTGGAATGTGGTGCTGAAGTTTAATCTCGTACCCATTTCCCTTTGCATGCTTTGCCAAAATCTGGACTTAAACTTCGAGTCTCGGTCTGACGTGATGGACACAGGCACTCCATGCAGACGCACGATTTCCCGTACGTATAACTGTGCTAGTTTCTCAGATCCATACGTGATGGGAATAAGGATAAAATGAGCACTTTTCGTGAGTCGATCAACAATTACCCAAATGGCAGTATTTCTGCGCTTGGATCTGGGTAggcctgtcacaaaatccatggcgatgtgttcccatttccactcgggaatttccAAGGGTTGTAATTTCCCGTAAGGTCGTTGGTGCAATGCC from Salvia splendens isolate huo1 chromosome 9, SspV2, whole genome shotgun sequence includes:
- the LOC121747278 gene encoding uncharacterized protein LOC121747278 codes for the protein MMELNGNFLPQFRVRSTRFGLHPSTKHQPLLVVAIFTGEPLPARHYRWKNLEVHCNKEKSKQNLALPKNEISKLHELSFDRPQLTDHEFTGARRREFGHFVARDAILDEEYWTAAWLRAEAHWESFSYMRHIDSYKRKYAEEEFYALKRRCHGQEGKSLNCFCFVAIKKEDKNVRRTVLNSIVGTLDLSIKQFRQGETHLGKTKKHSAVLAVQEPLDTCKYAYIANVCVAKFARRRGIASNMLYLAADVATTAGMKQLFVHVNADNNPAQDLYKKIGFEVVEEASSSTSDDDKILMSMEL